GCACCGATAGTACAAGGGGCACGAAAAGCTGTCAACCCGCCACACTTTTGTTACAGTCCCCACGCAAATAATGGACGTCTATTTCTACGAGGCGTTTGAAGAAGAAGTGGCCGCGCTCCGTCGGCACTTGCCGGCCGGCATTTCCGCCGGTTTCAGTGACAAGACAATCCAGGAGACGGGCGATTGGGAACCGGACGCGCCGCTCATCAGTATTCGGACGCAATCCGTGGTTTCCCCAGCTTGGGCGGTGAAACTGCGTGGCATCGTGTCGCGCACGACGGGCTACGATCATCTCGTCGGGCAGAAAATACCCTGCGGTTACCTGCCGCATTACTGCAGCCGCGCCGTGGCGGAACAGGCGCTGCTGCTGGTAATGGCCCTGCAGCGAAAACTTCTCCAACAAATCGCTCAATTCCCAAACTTCAACCGCGACGGCCTCACGGGACAGGAATGCGCCGACAAACGCCTGCTGGTCGTCGGTGTCGGCAGCATTGGCTCGGAAGTCATAAAGATCGCCCAGGCGCTCGGGATGGAATCGAAGGGCGTCGATCTGGTTAAGAGTCACGCTTCCGTATCGTATGTGTCCATCGATGAGGGTCTGAAATGGGCCGACATCATTGTCTGTGCGATGAACCTGACGGACGCCAACACGGGTTACTTCCGTTATGAGACGCTCAAGTGCGCAAAACGCGGCGTCGTGTTCGTCAACATCGCCCGCGGCGAGCTATCTCCGACCGATGATCTGGTGAAGTTGCTCGACGAGGGACGACTTGGCGCGTTGGCACTGGATGTCTATGAAAACGAAAGCACGCTGGCCGTTGCGCTACGCTCAGGTAAAACCAGTTTCCCGCTGGCCGGCCGCCCTAACGTAATTCTCACCCCCCACAACGCCTTTAACACCTCCGAAGCAGTCGACCGCAAAGCCGAGCAGACCGTCCAGCAGATCGTCCACTTCCAGAAACACGGCGCGTTCTTGTGGGTTCCACCTAGGCCGACGAGCGCATGATAAAGCCTACGAGACTATTTTGGATTTTGGCACTTGGTCAGTTTTGCGTCGTTTTGGCTTTGCTGATTTGGCATTTTTTTGTTGCAGCGTCAGACATTGTAGCTCATCCAACGCATGTTGATGCCGATTTCGTTTACACTTGGTCGTACCAGATAATGGTATTTTGTATTTTTTGGCTGTTGCCGACGCTTATCGGCATGGGAGTGTTGATTGCTTTGGAGTGGTTCATCCTCCGATTTTTTTCGGCTAAACGAAAGGCAGTACCCGCAGCCCGATAAGGGAGTATCGATGGGCGCAACTACGCCATGCGTAGTGTAATCGTCACTTGCAGTCCGTTTGGCAGCCGATTCGCTGCGACGACGGTTCCCTGGCATGCCTCGACGCACGTTTTTACGATGGCGAGGCCCAGTCCGACGCCGCCGGTTTCCCGATCGCGGGAGGCGTCAAGACGGTAGAATGGGTCGAAGATCCTCTGCAACTCTGTTTCGGGAATGCCGGGACCGCAATCGGAGACAGTCAGGGCAACCTGCCCGTCATGTTGTTCAACAGAAATCGTGATC
This is a stretch of genomic DNA from Verrucomicrobiia bacterium. It encodes these proteins:
- a CDS encoding NAD(P)-dependent oxidoreductase, whose product is MDVYFYEAFEEEVAALRRHLPAGISAGFSDKTIQETGDWEPDAPLISIRTQSVVSPAWAVKLRGIVSRTTGYDHLVGQKIPCGYLPHYCSRAVAEQALLLVMALQRKLLQQIAQFPNFNRDGLTGQECADKRLLVVGVGSIGSEVIKIAQALGMESKGVDLVKSHASVSYVSIDEGLKWADIIVCAMNLTDANTGYFRYETLKCAKRGVVFVNIARGELSPTDDLVKLLDEGRLGALALDVYENESTLAVALRSGKTSFPLAGRPNVILTPHNAFNTSEAVDRKAEQTVQQIVHFQKHGAFLWVPPRPTSA